In Macaca nemestrina isolate mMacNem1 chromosome 10, mMacNem.hap1, whole genome shotgun sequence, the genomic window tgtgctgggttacaggtgtgagccactgtgcccagccatatctTACTTTAAAGCACAACTCCATTCAAtgatttagctttttttttttttttaaggaagcaCTGAGACATgaatttaagaataaattaaatgCATCCAATCTCAAGCTATATTGAGATACCCGATACGCAGTAAGTGCAACAATGCACACAAGATGTAATTCAAAGAGGCAgtcttgttaaatttattctaaaTAGTAATATGAACCAACTGCTATTCCCTAAATAATCAGTCAATCTGGCATTCAATATCTTAACCCTCAATCCATTAATTCAAAATATGAGATTTTATTACATTACATCCCAAGTAACCCCAGGTCACAAATTTTGCTAGCATCACTCTTTGAGGTTCCCATTACTGTAACCAACTGAAACCATGATAAGGAAAATGGGTAACGCCAACATTATTTACAACTAATGTTTCTggaatcctttttaaaaaacagctgtctttattcttttctggCCATCTAGTCCCATGAAACATACTGAAGAGTTTTAACATCCTatactggcttttaaaaaatcactttaaaatttaatataacatTTAATGTATTCAACATTCTAAGACAGATTATTTTCTAAGGACTGGGTAATAAGGCCTGAAGAGTGGTTTAAACTACTTTGCATACCGACATCATTACCTAAATCCTCAAGTCCTTTTATAGCCTAGATAAGTGCCATAAAAAGActcagaacattttatttatattggtAATGACGACATAGATATAAAATGCAACTATTTAGAGTATATGGATATAAAGTACACTATTCAACAATAGTGCTGAAACCTATTAATCAAGTTCTTTTTATTCATAGTGTGAATCCAAGatgtcaattttcttttcttttttttttttttttgagacagagtctcactctgtcacccaggctggagtccagtggctggatctcagctcactgtaagctccgcctcccgggtttacaccattctcctgcctcagcctcccgagtagctgggactacaggcgcccgccacctcgcccagctagttttttgtattttttagtagagacggggtttcaccgggttagccaggatggtctcgatctcctgacctcgtgatctgcccatctcggcctcccaaaatgctgggattacaggcttgagccaccgcgcccggctttctttttttttttttttagacagttttgctctgtagccatggcaggagtacagtggcgcgatcttggctcgctgcaacctccgcctcccagttcccggttcaagcaattctcctgcctcagcctccagagtcgctgggattacaggcatacgccaccatgcacggctaatttttgtatttttagtagaaatggggtttcgccatgttggctgggctggtcttgaactcctgacctggtgatcggcctgcctcggcctcccaaagtcctgtaatcacaggcctgagccactgtgcccagtcgagTGTCAATTTTCATAATAAAGTCACAATGTACAGCAGCCTTAATAATTTCTTGTCTGAAATACAGCTAATAAAGGACATCTAGGATGCCATCACCAAAATAACTAAATTATTCAAGATCTGCAAAACTTTCCAACTGCCCCCTAAATAAGGAACTGGGAGTATTGCTGACAACAGTATCTAATGAGTAACAAGCACAACACTCACCTTGACAGTGGAACCTGCATAGAGCCTCTGAGccagcaatcttcctgcctggATTGCAACCGGGGTGAGCTCCACCTTATCCTCCAATATATCGCCAATGGCATAGATGTAAGGCACGTTGGTCTGTTCTTCATCTGTGACAGGTATTTTTCCAGTCCTGCAATTTTACACagttaaaaataatcattaattACCATTATTAATTAAGGATAACAAAATCCTCTGTTTTCCCAGGGAAGCCCAAAATTGTGACTCTAGCTGAGGGCAATGTtctaatgtattaaaaatataacaaaacagcTCAAAGGAACAAAATAGCTTTTCATGACAATTCTGGTCACTATTctgaaaatcaaagaaataagaaaactaagaaattttAGAATGGAAGAACTGCAACACAATGGTTAAGAGTGAGGATTCTAAATTATAACTCCCcccaaaatggaaaaagaaaacaaacaggaaatACTAATGTGAATGGCACTGGAAGAAAAGTTTTCTAGTTGAGCTCTTCAACTATGGTaaaaattagctttaaaaaatctaaaattcagccaggcacagtggctcacacctgtaatcccaatactttgggaggctgatgtgggtagatcatctgaggccaaaagatggagaccagcctggccagcatgattataggtgtgatggcaggcacctgtaatctagctaccagggaggctgaggcacaagaattgcttgaacccaggaagcggaggtggcagtgacacgagattacactactgcactccagcctgggtgacagagcaagtctctgtctcaaaaaaacaaacatacaaacaaaaaactaaaattctataATTGACCAACGCTGTAAATAACTGAAATAGTATTAAATATGACAtaacagaccaggcacagtggctcacacttgtaatcccagcattttgggaggccaaggcaggtggatcacctgaggtcaggagttcaagatcagcctgaccaaaagggcgaaaccccctctctattaaaaatacaaaaattagccgggcatggtggtgcatgcctgtaatcccagctacgtgggaggctgaggcaggagaatggctcgatctcagtgggcagaggttgcagtgagccgagatcacaccattgtactacagcctgagagacaagagagaaactctgtctcaaataaaataaataaataagtaaataaataaatatgacataATAAAGgttttttcttacttttcattTATCTTCACCCCTACAGTTTCTAAGCCAATTTTTCTTGTGCAAGCATCTCTTCCTATTGCCAGCAACACctgaaaaattattaatatattagtgACTAATAACAAAAAGGCTTTGCATTTATTACTTAATCTTATTTTTCTCTGCTTACTAAGCTAAtctgatttcatttttcaaactcggaaataaatatttcactaagaaaataatgcaagagtttaaataaattaaaatcttcAGAAAAAATCCTTTGAACATATATGAtacattagaaattattttctatttcttattagGAAAAAGAGAATTCATAATTAATAAACCTATCCAAGTTTAAAGACAACGACATCATAGTCTgtaactaaattattttttaagtggtTGTCTGGAGAGATGAAAGGAAATAACACAGGACAGAAATTCTGgctcatttaaaaattctgttgcCTTTGTATAGCCATTTGACTAATACTTTAAGTTACAGTGGAAAAAATCTGAAGCCATACCTTTagcaaaacaattttctttttttttttttttttttgagacggagtctcgctctgttgcccaggctggagtgcagtggcacaatcttggctcactgcaatctgcgcctcctgggttcaagcgattcttctgcctcagtctcccgagtagccaggactacaggcgcacgccaccacgtccggctaatttttgtattttcaacagagacagggtttcaccatgttggccaggatggtctcaatctcttgaccttgtgatccacccgccttggcctcccaaagtgctgggatcacaggcgtgagccaagaCGCCCAGCcaccaaaacaaattttaatattataagtTACTGAGATGTCTTAGAATGGGCATAGAACCAGTACGTTTGGAAATCACTAAGAGCCATTTTAAGTTCCTATAAGATACCCAATAAGCATGTTATTTGCTTTCTGATAAAGTATTAACCTGGGCCCATTCCTTACCGTATTATACTCTCCTTCAATGATTTCCTCACTGTTGGTGGACTGAGCTACTACTCTGAGTCGGCCTGGTGTCCCCGCTTCAATTTGTTCAATCTGTAAGAGTGATCAAGTTTTActgtgaaataaagacatttatcAAGTTGGATTATCTACCTTCCCCTTCCATCTGGTTAACccaaagttaaaatataaaatcttgcTTAATAGGTCTTTTATGTCCCATCTCCCTCACTTAACATTAGGATGATAAATGATTATCTCCTTCTTTTTCACTGCTCAATGTTGTCTGCTAGAAGGGCTTTCTTTTAAAGAGTTCTCAAACaataaaattcagagaaaaacGGGGAAAAAAAGCAAGCTACACAAAGCACACTACCATCCCTAAAAATCAAACCAATGACTTACTGCTTTTCCCAGGTTTCTATCTTGTGATTCACCCAGAACCATTAATCCCATGGAGGGCAACTGTTGCCCAAATTCAGAGATTCTCTTTTGACTACAGATGCTCAGCTTTCATTGACAACAAAGAATAGATTAAATTAGAGTAGGTCAATAGTGATATGGGTAACAGCTAGAACGTCTTAAAAATTGGAGTGGGCAAGGAGATGTGGGTGTTTATCAGAACCAGGGGTTGTTTTCAGTTGTTAAGGATGTAGAAAGAAATGAGCGAGCCCTGATACTTGAGTGATGGCAGATGAGAATAAATATATCAACCCACTACACATAGATGTCAACGACAACCTACAGACTAGGTTTAATGACTTAGAAACCCACCTGGAAAACTATCCAGGGTTATTTTATTTGACatcaataagtaataaaaatttccTTCCTGAATTCCCTTTCCTTCTTATATAGTTAAATAAGCCTCTCTGAACATACTGGAAAAGTCTTTCTTGTTtaactttaattaaaatgttctaatcCTTGGAAAAGAGCTTAACTGGTCCACTGCTTAAGATTAGTTTGGAAACATTAAGGGCCTCATCCCACCTCCACCCTTATTCACTTTTGTACTTCAATCAGGCCTTTTTTGTATCTAGAACAATATTTCTTCCCACAGAGCCTTTCTACACATACTACATTCTCTGTAAAAAATGTACCCTCTCCCCACTCTCCACAGAAGGTTCCTTCCATTCGATCACTTTATAATACAGCAAGAGTTTAATACCCAGCTGTGGGAATCAGATACTCTGGTAACCCTATTTTACTAGGAATAGTCCACCAGGTTTTCAAAAGGGTCCACAATTCcccatatgttaaaaaaaatatatataggaaGATGTTACTTTCTATCAGTACAGCATATACACACAACTATTGTTTACTGTTGTTATGAATCATAGCTCTACTGCAAATATAGCATATATACCTCTACtgctaggccaggtgcggtggctcaagcccgtaatcccagcactttcggacgCTGCtctgggaggaccacttgaggtcaggagttgaagatcagcctggccaacatggtgaaagccttctctactaaaaatacaaaaattagccaggtgtggtggcacgcacctgtggccccagttactcaggaggctgaggcaacagaatcgcttgaacctgggaggcagaggttgcagtcagccgagattgggctactgcactccagcctgggtgacagagccaaactccgtctcaaaaaaaaaaaagtaaaaataaaaaacagctacAGTAATCAAGCACTGACAGCTTCCAGGAAATTTGTgccttaatcttcacaacaatatTATGAGATAGATTTACTTTAGACTTACTCTCTACCAGGTACTTTTCTAATTACTTTATAAGTGTTGGCTAATGCAATTCTCACAAGAATTGTTAGATGCTGTTAtcaacctcattttacagaagaaacaggttcagagaggtaACTCTTCCAAAGTCATAGAGCAAGAAACTGGCAGAATAGTATGTGAATTCAGGTCATTCCAATCCCAAAGTTCATATTCTTATGTATCAGCATTAGGAGATCCATAGTCACATACACAACTCAAGTCAACCCACTgagagatgaaaagaaatgacAACTACAATTCCTTAAGTTTAACAAAATAGTCCCACCATTTTCCCTGCACTAGAGAAAATTATCTATTAGTCTGAGACATACACTAAGTGTTCAATTTTGTCACTcttatgtatcaaaacatttctGATAATGTTAACAAATCCCAGGTGTGACTTGGCATAGTATTAGGTCTTTTCAAAAGATTAAAAGAGTGAAAAAGGTTAGcacacataaataaatgagataagcGGGATGCCAGAAGTATGTAGTGTTTATGTTGAGACTGTACCATATACCAAGGGGGAAATGTCCTACGGGGAGCCAGGGAGTGCAGGTAGggcctagtcttgaactcttatTTAAATCTCTGGTGTATATGAAGAAACAAAGTATTAACAGACCAAAGATGACAAAGGAATGCATAAAGGAAAGCACTGAACAGAAGAAAACCAAAAGTGAGAAAGTTGACAAACAAAGAGATTATTAATCTATAAATAAGAACAAAGCTATATAGGTCTTTAGATGGTAGGGAGGTACGAGTTTATATACCAGCATACAGCAGTAGGGGAATCAGCATTCCTGATGGTTTATAATGCTGAAAGGATGCTTCCACCACCAACTCAACTCTCTTTTTGCCTTTTACCTGAATGTAGAATCAACAAACCTACAGGCAAACCCACTTACTTTAATTGGTACAAACTGTCTTATAAACTTGATGCCATGTTCTTCCATGTGTTCACCAATTTTGCTGGCCATGTCCTGGTCAAATCCTCTAAGAAGAATGGACCTAACCATAACAGTGACATCTAAACCAATACCAGCAAGAAATCCAGCACACTCTAAAGCGACATAGGATGCTCCAACGACCAGGGTCTTACCCGGGCAGTAAGGCAAGGAGAAAAGATcatcactggaaaaaaaaaaaaaaaagaaagaagaaaaaaaaagttcctatATGAGTAATTACTAAATCCAAGTACACATTTTTACTTTGATAAGAACATACTTTCAAGATGATAAACATTCTACTAGCTACACACATAATACATTAGAAGTTTTTATAATTCTTAAATACCCTTTCTTGCCACTCAGCTGCTTTGGGAGTAGCTCAAGCTACCCACAGCTAAACACAGCAAACTGTGTGACTTCTGATATTAGTCAGTTAGTCCAATTCATCTTCACACTAAATGATTTTGAACTGTTTGGAATAAATCACAGATTTGCAAACCCTAACCTCCATCCTCATGCCACCACTCAGCTCTCTCTGAGGTGGAAAAACCTGTGTTACCTGTCCTCAGCTGAAACACCAATTATTATCAAGAATGTGGACAAGAATGGGGGGGAAAAAACTTTCAATATCTTATAATATAAAAGTCAACTATAAAAAGTAGAACCTGACAAAAGTCTTCTAGTTGAGCTAGGGACACAGAGATCATAAAAGCATTGTTAgagaatgagtttttaaaaaatatcagaagGGGGCCTGCTATTGTCTGAATGTTTATGTACCCCCCAAATGCATAGATTAACATCCTAAACCCCAAGGCAATGATATCAGGGGTGGggcttttgggaagtgattaggccatgagggcagaCCACTCATGAATGGGGCTAATGTCCTCATAAAAAAGGCCCCTGAGacctcttccaccatgtgagaaagGATAAAAGCATATACCAAAAAGAGCCTTAAGGAGAAGAGTAATTTATAACACAATCAGAAACTCCTGAGCAAAAGGGATCCAAACACATTTACCAACACTCTGTCTTAATGACTTCATAATTGAAAGCTCCTGAACAATGTCAGCAGTGTTACCATTTGACAGGCAAAAATAAACCACACAGCAAAACATCTCCTTGCTTGACTCATTTCAGGAGGTCCTTCTACACTGACACCGTAACCGTTCAACAGCATTGAGTAGGGTCTACAGTCTGATAAATCTAAATGACCTGCCAGCCTCTATTTCTTTTAGCAGCCACTCTGCAAGTGTTAAAGGGTAATAtatgatcctcattttacaaaatctaaatgtatatatgtatcatacCTATTTTACAAAATGTGAATATCCATTGATTACATACttacatacacatgcataaatttcaaatacaaatgtaaatataaatctATACTAGTATGTTAGTGATACTAATTCTGTGTAGCAAGATGACCAATGTTTGaagttttcaatatttaaaatgttctcctttaggccgggcgcggtggctcaagcctataatcccagcactttggaaggccgagacgggcagatcacgaggtcaggagatcgagaccatcctggtcaacacggtgaaaccccgtctctactaaaaaatagccaggcgaggtggcaggcgcctgtagtcccagctactcaggaggctgaggcaggagaatggcgtaaacccggcaggcagagcttgcagtgagctgagatctggccattgcactccagcctgggtgacagagtgagactccgcctcaaaaaaaaaaaaaaaagttctcctttaaaatcatttttcctttttctctttctcctaaaCCCCTGCCCCCAGAGAGGGCACAATGTGGCAAAGAAATCTGTCTGAAGTCCAAAAAATTGACGAAGTGGGtttgaagaaaaatgtgaaagcaaaatccacaataggtttttcttttccaccctgctttttttctttacctgctaatgcagtattctttgtcACCAGGGATGCCCAAGTAACGTGGTCTTTCACCAGTGGCAATGAGAAATCTCTCTGctgaataaattttttctttgcctttattATTTGTTGCCTACAAAGGAACCAATATGAAAACCTTATTAAGTAATCATTCCTCAGAATTGTAAACTTCATAGTTAACAAAGGCCATTCACTACAttgtctcatttcatcctcataatGAGGACAATAATATAGTAAAAAGGATAAATTAAGACTGAGTAGTTAACagacttgctcaaagtcacaatGCTAGTAAGTGCCAGAGCCAAACCTCAAATCCAGGTGGTCTGGTTCAGTACGCTTACATTTTACCATACCTCCACACAAGGCCCCATAGGATGATATGACAGCAAAATCACCAAACTGGATAGTCTGGGTCACAGTGGctattacttttattataatactttaacaTTTTCCAaccaaagcttttaaaaaaaaaaaaaaactagtcaggATGTCACATAATTACCTTAATCCTGTGAGGACCAATAAACTGCCCGTAAGCATTCTCATAGACAACTTTTTTCTCCCTCAGAGCTACTCGGTAGCCCCAATTCAAAGAGCCAATGTGATTCTGTACAGCTTCTATCATTCTGTCCCAATCATGCTTAACTGTATAAGGAAATAAGACAAAATCTAAGACAAAATCTTGTTTGGCTTTTCAACTCCTGGCAAAGATCATTTCTCAATAATCACTCAAGTGAAATACAAGGAGCAGAGCTCTAAAAGGCAATCTAAAAGGGCAAATCCTCCATTTTGAGCACATATGCCACTTTTTCATCTttgaatattctttctcttttataagaCTAATACAATTAAATAATACAAGACAGATCTCCTGAcaattttaaactaaaataacaaTACACAAACTCTTCCCTTCTTTATCTAGAAATG contains:
- the LOC105497720 gene encoding thioredoxin reductase 1, cytoplasmic isoform X4, with the protein product MNGPEDLPESYDYDLIIIGGGSGGLAAAKEAAQYGKKVMVLDFVTPTPLGTRWGLGGTCVNVGCIPKKLMHQAALLGQALQDSRNYGWKVEETVKHDWDRMIEAVQNHIGSLNWGYRVALREKKVVYENAYGQFIGPHRIKATNNKGKEKIYSAERFLIATGERPRYLGIPGDKEYCISSDDLFSLPYCPGKTLVVGASYVALECAGFLAGIGLDVTVMVRSILLRGFDQDMASKIGEHMEEHGIKFIRQFVPIKIEQIEAGTPGRLRVVAQSTNSEEIIEGEYNTVLLAIGRDACTRKIGLETVGVKINEKTGKIPVTDEEQTNVPYIYAIGDILEDKVELTPVAIQAGRLLAQRLYAGSTVKCDYENVPTTVFTPLEYGACGLSEEKAVEKFGEENIEVYHSYFWPLEWTIPSRDNNKCYAKIICNTKDNERVVGFHVLGPNAGEVTQGFAAALKCGLTKKQLDSTIGIHPVCAEVFTTLSVTKRSGASILQAGC
- the LOC105497720 gene encoding thioredoxin reductase 1, cytoplasmic isoform X3, which encodes MLSRLVLNSWAQAIIRPRPSKVLGLQVTTFSEAYQEGRLQKLLKMNGPEDLPESYDYDLIIIGGGSGGLAAAKEAAQYGKKVMVLDFVTPTPLGTRWGLGGTCVNVGCIPKKLMHQAALLGQALQDSRNYGWKVEETVKHDWDRMIEAVQNHIGSLNWGYRVALREKKVVYENAYGQFIGPHRIKATNNKGKEKIYSAERFLIATGERPRYLGIPGDKEYCISSDDLFSLPYCPGKTLVVGASYVALECAGFLAGIGLDVTVMVRSILLRGFDQDMASKIGEHMEEHGIKFIRQFVPIKIEQIEAGTPGRLRVVAQSTNSEEIIEGEYNTVLLAIGRDACTRKIGLETVGVKINEKTGKIPVTDEEQTNVPYIYAIGDILEDKVELTPVAIQAGRLLAQRLYAGSTVKCDYENVPTTVFTPLEYGACGLSEEKAVEKFGEENIEVYHSYFWPLEWTIPSRDNNKCYAKIICNTKDNERVVGFHVLGPNAGEVTQGFAAALKCGLTKKQLDSTIGIHPVCAEVFTTLSVTKRSGASILQAGC